Proteins encoded together in one Desulfuromonas acetexigens window:
- a CDS encoding agmatine deiminase family protein, producing the protein MRRRLPAEWEEQEAVLLAWPHVNSDWCEDLALVEPVFVAIAKAVARFQRVLIVAPETTAIAEQLHRAGIDLERVSLYALPTNDTWARDFGPITIFEEDEPVLCDFGFNGWGLKFAAHFDNRITAELARLGGFGQRRVSVPGLILEGGSIESDGAGTLLTTAQCLLEANRNPHLTRVELEEKLRELFGVDHVLWLEHGYLAGDDTDSHIDTLARLAPDNTILYVRCADEQDEHYGALAAMEAELRALRPRAGGRFRLLPLPWPKACFDDEGGRLPATYANFLVINGAVLVPTYDDPADAEACAVIGRAFPGREIVPIDCRALIRQHGSLHCVTMQLPKGVPA; encoded by the coding sequence ATGCGCAGACGTTTGCCCGCCGAATGGGAAGAGCAGGAGGCCGTTCTTCTCGCCTGGCCGCATGTAAATAGCGACTGGTGTGAGGATCTGGCCCTGGTGGAGCCAGTCTTCGTCGCCATCGCGAAAGCCGTCGCTCGCTTTCAGCGGGTGCTGATCGTCGCCCCGGAGACGACGGCGATCGCCGAACAACTGCACCGGGCCGGGATCGATCTGGAGCGGGTTTCGCTCTACGCCCTGCCAACCAACGACACCTGGGCGCGGGATTTCGGCCCGATCACCATCTTCGAGGAGGACGAACCGGTCCTCTGCGATTTCGGCTTCAACGGTTGGGGTCTCAAGTTCGCCGCCCATTTCGACAATCGCATCACCGCCGAACTGGCCCGCCTCGGGGGCTTCGGCCAGCGCCGGGTGTCGGTGCCGGGGCTGATCCTCGAAGGGGGGAGCATCGAAAGCGACGGCGCGGGGACGCTGCTGACCACCGCCCAGTGCCTGCTCGAAGCCAACCGCAATCCCCACCTGACCCGGGTGGAACTGGAAGAAAAGCTGCGGGAACTCTTCGGGGTCGATCATGTCCTCTGGCTGGAACACGGCTATCTGGCCGGGGACGATACCGACTCACACATCGACACCCTGGCGCGGCTCGCCCCGGACAACACCATCCTCTACGTCAGATGCGCCGACGAGCAGGACGAACACTATGGCGCCCTGGCCGCCATGGAGGCGGAGCTGCGCGCCCTGCGCCCCCGCGCCGGGGGGCGTTTCCGTCTGCTCCCTCTGCCCTGGCCCAAAGCCTGCTTCGATGACGAAGGCGGCCGCCTGCCCGCCACCTACGCCAACTTCCTCGTCATCAACGGCGCGGTGCTGGTGCCGACCTACGACGACCCAGCCGACGCCGAAGCCTGCGCCGTCATCGGTCGGGCCTTTCCCGGCCGGGAGATCGTGCCCATCGATTGCCGGGCATTGATCCGGCAACACGGCTCCCTGCATTGCGTCACCATGCAGCTGCCGAAAGGAGTTCCGGCATGA
- a CDS encoding TetR/AcrR family transcriptional regulator, protein MSGIRAAKKRATRQAIIAAAVRLFAEQGFEKTSIEKIARAAGIGKGTIYGYFRAKEEIFLAFCEDEIDYAFAVLAEKNDPEAPVLEQLLTLFTSQFRFVTSNQEFGRLLMREMAFPRTAGRAQSQELNSRYVRGVGEILERARRRGEIGGRFDTLTAIGHLYAQYLLMLSSWYSGYLQNEAEMAAVLRVLLRQALAGIGSAGGLSGDESTLLHYLHQRTLSGES, encoded by the coding sequence ATGAGCGGTATCCGCGCAGCGAAAAAACGGGCGACCCGGCAGGCGATCATCGCGGCGGCGGTGCGGCTTTTCGCCGAGCAGGGGTTCGAAAAGACCAGTATCGAGAAGATCGCCCGGGCAGCAGGGATTGGCAAGGGGACGATCTACGGTTACTTTCGCGCCAAGGAAGAGATCTTTCTGGCCTTCTGCGAAGACGAGATCGACTACGCCTTTGCCGTGTTGGCGGAAAAGAACGATCCCGAGGCGCCCGTTCTCGAACAACTGTTGACCCTTTTTACCAGCCAGTTCCGGTTCGTCACCAGCAATCAGGAGTTCGGTCGGCTGCTGATGCGGGAAATGGCCTTTCCCCGGACCGCCGGCCGGGCCCAATCGCAGGAACTCAACAGCCGTTATGTCCGCGGCGTCGGCGAGATTCTCGAGCGCGCCCGCCGGCGAGGGGAGATCGGCGGACGCTTCGACACGCTGACCGCCATCGGCCACCTCTATGCCCAGTACCTGCTCATGCTCTCCAGCTGGTATTCGGGCTATCTGCAAAACGAGGCGGAAATGGCCGCGGTGCTCCGCGTCCTGCTGCGTCAGGCCCTTGCCGGCATCGGCAGCGCCGGGGGGCTTTCCGGCGATGAAAGCACGCTTTTGCACTACCTCCACCAGCGCACCCTCTCCGGCGAAAGTTGA
- a CDS encoding bifunctional DedA family/phosphatase PAP2 family protein: MEAWIQDFFHWLPTGALYYALVFLISFCESLAFAGIVVPGSTLIVFTGFLAANGKGAYVPLVLAATLGAILGDLLSYWLGARMGAALLARPLFKRYRGLFRKSQIFFLEHGGKSVFFGRFIGLIRPFIPFVAGYARMRPGLFALYAVISGILWGLAYPGLGYFFGASWQMVELWAGRFSYLLAALVVLLVGNHLFWRKLAPRLWSLGQRYRLRIAESWRNLLQRPAARRLKERHPGFWTFLADRFDPRHSAGLFLTAGFAGVLLFSVLFILLVGPFPHLDQSIHQSLARLRHPVADPIALLITYLGNGPVIALLGIGANLWLLLRRRYFSILLLTGGTLAGELLVYLFKLLFARPRPESPFIHLVMDLHGFPSAHAFVALVFYGLLVYMLLDSLNNLEKRFYLVVGGSLLTLLIGFSRLYLGVHWFSDVLGGYALAAAWLSLLITAGELRRRRAGEFPWGPPPARPALSPGRRRLLLALAAIPLLWALWDYVDYRLERDLGPRQRFTTTVESARMPADKPVSSP, encoded by the coding sequence ATGGAAGCCTGGATTCAGGATTTTTTTCACTGGCTGCCGACCGGGGCACTTTACTACGCCCTGGTCTTCCTGATCTCCTTCTGCGAATCCCTGGCCTTCGCCGGAATCGTCGTGCCCGGCAGTACCCTGATCGTCTTCACCGGCTTTCTCGCCGCCAACGGCAAGGGCGCCTACGTGCCGCTAGTGCTCGCCGCCACCCTCGGCGCCATCCTCGGTGACCTGCTCAGTTACTGGCTGGGGGCGCGAATGGGTGCGGCCCTGCTGGCTCGCCCCCTGTTCAAGCGCTACCGGGGACTCTTCCGCAAATCCCAGATCTTCTTTCTCGAACATGGCGGCAAAAGCGTCTTTTTCGGCCGTTTCATCGGCCTGATCCGTCCCTTCATCCCCTTCGTCGCCGGCTACGCCCGCATGCGTCCCGGCCTCTTCGCCCTTTACGCCGTCATCAGCGGCATCCTCTGGGGCCTGGCTTATCCCGGTCTCGGCTATTTCTTCGGCGCCAGTTGGCAGATGGTGGAACTCTGGGCCGGACGCTTCAGCTACCTGCTGGCGGCGCTGGTGGTTCTGCTCGTCGGCAATCATCTCTTCTGGAGAAAACTCGCTCCTCGACTCTGGTCTCTGGGGCAACGGTATCGCCTCCGGATCGCGGAATCATGGCGAAATCTCCTGCAAAGACCGGCGGCACGCCGTCTCAAAGAACGCCATCCGGGATTCTGGACCTTTCTCGCCGATCGCTTCGATCCCCGCCATAGCGCCGGACTCTTTCTCACCGCCGGCTTCGCCGGGGTCCTTCTCTTTTCCGTCCTCTTCATCCTCCTGGTCGGCCCCTTCCCTCATCTCGACCAAAGCATCCACCAGAGCCTCGCCCGATTACGCCATCCCGTCGCCGACCCCATCGCCCTGCTCATCACCTATCTCGGTAATGGGCCGGTCATCGCCCTCCTCGGGATCGGGGCCAATCTCTGGCTGCTTTTGCGCCGCCGCTATTTCAGTATCCTGCTCCTGACCGGGGGAACCCTCGCCGGGGAACTCCTCGTCTATCTCTTCAAGCTCCTCTTCGCCCGGCCCCGGCCCGAATCCCCCTTCATCCATCTGGTCATGGATCTGCACGGCTTTCCCAGCGCCCATGCCTTTGTCGCCCTGGTCTTTTACGGCCTGCTCGTTTATATGCTCCTCGATAGCCTGAACAATCTGGAAAAGCGCTTTTACCTGGTCGTCGGCGGCAGCCTGTTGACTCTGCTCATCGGTTTCAGTCGACTCTACCTGGGGGTGCACTGGTTCAGCGATGTGCTCGGCGGCTACGCCCTCGCCGCCGCCTGGCTGAGCCTGCTCATTACCGCCGGAGAACTGCGCCGCCGCCGGGCCGGTGAGTTCCCCTGGGGTCCGCCGCCGGCCCGCCCCGCCCTCTCGCCGGGTCGTCGGCGGTTGCTTCTCGCTCTGGCCGCCATCCCGCTACTCTGGGCGCTTTGGGACTATGTCGACTATCGCCTGGAAAGGGATCTCGGCCCCCGGCAGAGGTTTACAACCACCGTTGAATCGGCTAGGATGCCTGCCGACAAGCCGGTTTCATCCCCTTGA
- a CDS encoding type II toxin-antitoxin system PemK/MazF family toxin, with translation MERGDIYLVSLDPTSGHEQQGRRPVLIVSPGAFNRLTRTPIVLPITTGGNFARTAGFAVPLSGTSTSGVIRCDQPRALDLASRQARKLESVPQAVIDEVLAKLTTILQ, from the coding sequence ATGGAACGCGGCGACATCTATCTGGTTTCCCTGGACCCGACCTCGGGGCATGAACAGCAGGGACGACGCCCGGTTTTGATCGTCTCTCCCGGCGCCTTCAACCGCCTCACGCGCACTCCGATCGTGCTCCCGATCACCACCGGAGGGAATTTCGCGCGAACGGCCGGCTTTGCCGTTCCCTTGAGTGGAACGTCGACGAGCGGGGTCATCCGTTGCGATCAGCCCCGTGCCCTCGATCTCGCTTCCCGTCAGGCCCGCAAGCTCGAAAGCGTCCCCCAGGCCGTCATCGACGAGGTTTTGGCCAAATTGACGACGATTTTGCAGTGA
- a CDS encoding HDIG domain-containing metalloprotein — MNPIPLIEKYYPPGSLAHRILLRHSGRVAAKAMQAARHAALRETVDVPFVREAALLHDIGIFYTDAPDLGCPGALPYLAHGYKGRELLEKEGYPRHALVCERHIGVGLSADEIRDKGLPLPIRDMLPLSVEEEIVTYADLFFSKNPREQDRERTPEEVRKTLRRFGEDKPAIFDAWHKRFGG; from the coding sequence ATGAACCCCATCCCCTTGATCGAAAAATACTACCCCCCCGGCTCCCTCGCCCACCGCATCCTGCTGCGCCACAGCGGCCGGGTCGCGGCCAAGGCGATGCAGGCCGCCCGCCATGCCGCCTTACGGGAAACGGTCGATGTGCCGTTCGTCCGCGAGGCGGCATTGCTGCACGATATCGGCATCTTCTACACCGACGCGCCGGACCTCGGCTGTCCCGGTGCCTTGCCCTATCTGGCCCACGGCTACAAGGGGCGGGAACTGCTGGAAAAAGAAGGATATCCCCGGCATGCCCTGGTCTGCGAACGGCACATCGGCGTCGGCCTGAGCGCGGATGAGATCCGCGATAAGGGCCTGCCCCTGCCGATCCGCGATATGCTCCCGCTGAGCGTCGAAGAAGAGATCGTCACCTACGCCGATCTCTTCTTCTCCAAAAACCCCCGGGAGCAGGACCGGGAACGGACGCCGGAGGAGGTGCGCAAGACCCTGCGCCGGTTCGGCGAAGACAAGCCGGCGATCTTCGACGCCTGGCACAAGCGCTTCGGCGGCTGA
- a CDS encoding AbrB/MazE/SpoVT family DNA-binding domain-containing protein produces MHTTNLRKVGGSVMLAVPPAILDLLHLHPGETVGLTVEDGRLVIEPSVKPRYTLDELLAQCDGSAEISPEDRVWLDEKPSGNELI; encoded by the coding sequence ATGCATACCACCAATCTGCGCAAAGTCGGCGGTTCCGTCATGCTGGCGGTACCGCCGGCGATTCTCGACCTGCTGCATCTTCATCCCGGAGAAACGGTGGGACTGACCGTGGAAGATGGCCGACTGGTGATCGAACCTTCCGTCAAGCCCCGTTACACCCTCGATGAACTGCTCGCCCAGTGTGACGGTTCCGCCGAAATCAGTCCGGAGGATCGGGTCTGGCTCGATGAAAAACCCTCGGGCAACGAGTTGATCTGA